A genomic region of Pseudopipra pipra isolate bDixPip1 chromosome 20, bDixPip1.hap1, whole genome shotgun sequence contains the following coding sequences:
- the SLC25A25 gene encoding mitochondrial adenyl nucleotide antiporter SLC25A25 isoform X4: protein MLCLCLYVPVLGETEFEYFESKGLPAELKSIFRLSLFIPSQEFSTYRQWKQKIVKAGDKDLDGQLDFEEFVHYLQDHEKKLRLVFKSLDKKNDGRIDAQEIVQSLRDLGVKISEQQAEKILKRIRTGHFWGPVTYMDKNGTMTIDWNEWRDYHLLHPVENIPEIILYWKHSTIFDVGENLTVPDEFTVEERQTGMWWRHLVAGGGAGAVSRTCTAPLDRLKVLMQVHASRSNNMCIIGGFTQMIREGGPRSLWRGNGINVLKIAPESAIKFMAYEQIKRFIGTDQEMLRIHERLLAGSLAGAIAQSSIYPMEVLKTRMALRKTGQYSGMLDCAKNILTKEGMSAFYKGYIPNMLGIIPYAGIDLAVYETLKNTWLQRYAVNSADPGVFVLLACGTISSTCGQLASYPLALVRTRMQAQASVEGAPEVTMRGLFKHILKTEGAFGLYRGLAPNFMKVIPAVSISYVVYENLKMTLGVDSR from the exons ATGCTCTGCCTCTGTCTGTACGTGCCGGTGCTCGGGGAGACGGAGTTTGAATACTTTGAGTCGAAGGGGCTGCCGGCCGAACTCAAATCCATCTTCCGCCTCAGCCTCTTCATTCCTTCCCAGGAGTTCTCCACCTACCGCCAGTGGAAGCAG aaaattGTGAAGGCTGGAGACAAGGATCTGGATGGACAGCTGGATTTTGAGGAATTTGTTCACTATCTCCAAGACCATGAAAAGAAGCTGAGACTGGTCTTCAAGAGTCTGGATAAAAAGAATGATG GCCGCATCGACGCCCAGGAGATTGTACAGTCCCTGCGGGACCTGGGAGTCAAGATCTCTGAACAGCAGGCTGAGAAAATACTCAAGAG AATAAGGACGGGACACTTCTGGGGTCCTGTCACCTA CATGGATAAAAATGGGACGATGACAATTGATTGGAATGAGTGGCGAGACTATCACCTGCTGCACCCAGTGGAGAACATTCCTGAAATCATCCTGTACTGGAAGCACTCCACG ATCTTTGATGTAGGAGAGAACTTGACTGTCCCTGATGAGTTCACAGTGGAAGAGAGGCAGACAGGGATGTGGTGGAGACATCTGGTTGCTGGTGGAGgtgcaggtgctgtgtccagaACCTGTACAGCTCCCTTGGACCGCTTGAAAGTGCTCATGCAG GTCCATGCCTCCCGCAGTAACAACATGTGCATCATCGGCGGGTTCACTCAGATGATCCGGGAGGGTGGTCCCAGGTCACTGTGGCGAGGGAACGGCATCAACGTGCTCAAGATCGCACCCGAATCGGCCATCAAGTTCATGGCCTATGAGCAG ATCAAGCGGTTCATTGGTACTGACCAGGAGATGCTGAGGATCCACGAGCGGCTCTTGGCTGGTTCTCTGGCTGGGGCCATTGCACAGAGCAGCATCTACCCCATGGAG GTTCTGAAAACACGGATGGCTCTAAGGAAGACAGGACAATATTCGGGCATGTTGGACTGTGCCAAAAACATCCTTACAAAGGAAGGAATGTCTGCCTTCTACAAAGGCTACATCCCCAACATGCTGGGAATCATTCCATATGCTGGTATTGACCTGGCAGTCTATGAG ACACTAAAGAATACCTGGTTGCAACGCTATGCCGTCAACAGTGCCGACCCCGGGGTCTTTGTCCTGCTGGCCTGTGGCACCATCTCCAGTACCTGTGGACAGCTTGCCAGTTACCCACTGGCTCTCGTGAGGACACGCATGCAGGCCCAAG CTTCAGTGGAGGGTGCTCCTGAGGTGACAATGAGGGGACTGTTCAAACACATCCTGAAGACAGAGGGAGCGTTTGGGCTTTACCGGGGTCTGGCGCCGAACTTTATGAAGGTGATCCCAGCTGTGAGCATCAGCTATGTGGTGTATGAGAACTTGAAGATGACTCTGGGCGTGGATTCACGGTGA
- the SLC25A25 gene encoding mitochondrial adenyl nucleotide antiporter SLC25A25 isoform X5: MLCLCLYVPVLGETEFEYFESKGLPAELKSIFRLSLFIPSQEFSTYRQWKQKIVKAGDKDLDGQLDFEEFVHYLQDHEKKLRLVFKSLDKKNDGRIDAQEIVQSLRDLGVKISEQQAEKILKSMDKNGTMTIDWNEWRDYHLLHPVENIPEIILYWKHSTIFDVGENLTVPDEFTVEERQTGMWWRHLVAGGGAGAVSRTCTAPLDRLKVLMQVHASRSNNMCIIGGFTQMIREGGPRSLWRGNGINVLKIAPESAIKFMAYEQIKRFIGTDQEMLRIHERLLAGSLAGAIAQSSIYPMEVLKTRMALRKTGQYSGMLDCAKNILTKEGMSAFYKGYIPNMLGIIPYAGIDLAVYETLKNTWLQRYAVNSADPGVFVLLACGTISSTCGQLASYPLALVRTRMQAQASVEGAPEVTMRGLFKHILKTEGAFGLYRGLAPNFMKVIPAVSISYVVYENLKMTLGVDSR; the protein is encoded by the exons ATGCTCTGCCTCTGTCTGTACGTGCCGGTGCTCGGGGAGACGGAGTTTGAATACTTTGAGTCGAAGGGGCTGCCGGCCGAACTCAAATCCATCTTCCGCCTCAGCCTCTTCATTCCTTCCCAGGAGTTCTCCACCTACCGCCAGTGGAAGCAG aaaattGTGAAGGCTGGAGACAAGGATCTGGATGGACAGCTGGATTTTGAGGAATTTGTTCACTATCTCCAAGACCATGAAAAGAAGCTGAGACTGGTCTTCAAGAGTCTGGATAAAAAGAATGATG GCCGCATCGACGCCCAGGAGATTGTACAGTCCCTGCGGGACCTGGGAGTCAAGATCTCTGAACAGCAGGCTGAGAAAATACTCAAGAG CATGGATAAAAATGGGACGATGACAATTGATTGGAATGAGTGGCGAGACTATCACCTGCTGCACCCAGTGGAGAACATTCCTGAAATCATCCTGTACTGGAAGCACTCCACG ATCTTTGATGTAGGAGAGAACTTGACTGTCCCTGATGAGTTCACAGTGGAAGAGAGGCAGACAGGGATGTGGTGGAGACATCTGGTTGCTGGTGGAGgtgcaggtgctgtgtccagaACCTGTACAGCTCCCTTGGACCGCTTGAAAGTGCTCATGCAG GTCCATGCCTCCCGCAGTAACAACATGTGCATCATCGGCGGGTTCACTCAGATGATCCGGGAGGGTGGTCCCAGGTCACTGTGGCGAGGGAACGGCATCAACGTGCTCAAGATCGCACCCGAATCGGCCATCAAGTTCATGGCCTATGAGCAG ATCAAGCGGTTCATTGGTACTGACCAGGAGATGCTGAGGATCCACGAGCGGCTCTTGGCTGGTTCTCTGGCTGGGGCCATTGCACAGAGCAGCATCTACCCCATGGAG GTTCTGAAAACACGGATGGCTCTAAGGAAGACAGGACAATATTCGGGCATGTTGGACTGTGCCAAAAACATCCTTACAAAGGAAGGAATGTCTGCCTTCTACAAAGGCTACATCCCCAACATGCTGGGAATCATTCCATATGCTGGTATTGACCTGGCAGTCTATGAG ACACTAAAGAATACCTGGTTGCAACGCTATGCCGTCAACAGTGCCGACCCCGGGGTCTTTGTCCTGCTGGCCTGTGGCACCATCTCCAGTACCTGTGGACAGCTTGCCAGTTACCCACTGGCTCTCGTGAGGACACGCATGCAGGCCCAAG CTTCAGTGGAGGGTGCTCCTGAGGTGACAATGAGGGGACTGTTCAAACACATCCTGAAGACAGAGGGAGCGTTTGGGCTTTACCGGGGTCTGGCGCCGAACTTTATGAAGGTGATCCCAGCTGTGAGCATCAGCTATGTGGTGTATGAGAACTTGAAGATGACTCTGGGCGTGGATTCACGGTGA
- the SLC25A25 gene encoding mitochondrial adenyl nucleotide antiporter SLC25A25 isoform X7 gives MHNVLEFSAAKIVKAGDKDLDGQLDFEEFVHYLQDHEKKLRLVFKSLDKKNDGRIDAQEIVQSLRDLGVKISEQQAEKILKRIRTGHFWGPVTYMDKNGTMTIDWNEWRDYHLLHPVENIPEIILYWKHSTIFDVGENLTVPDEFTVEERQTGMWWRHLVAGGGAGAVSRTCTAPLDRLKVLMQVHASRSNNMCIIGGFTQMIREGGPRSLWRGNGINVLKIAPESAIKFMAYEQIKRFIGTDQEMLRIHERLLAGSLAGAIAQSSIYPMEVLKTRMALRKTGQYSGMLDCAKNILTKEGMSAFYKGYIPNMLGIIPYAGIDLAVYETLKNTWLQRYAVNSADPGVFVLLACGTISSTCGQLASYPLALVRTRMQAQASVEGAPEVTMRGLFKHILKTEGAFGLYRGLAPNFMKVIPAVSISYVVYENLKMTLGVDSR, from the exons aaaattGTGAAGGCTGGAGACAAGGATCTGGATGGACAGCTGGATTTTGAGGAATTTGTTCACTATCTCCAAGACCATGAAAAGAAGCTGAGACTGGTCTTCAAGAGTCTGGATAAAAAGAATGATG GCCGCATCGACGCCCAGGAGATTGTACAGTCCCTGCGGGACCTGGGAGTCAAGATCTCTGAACAGCAGGCTGAGAAAATACTCAAGAG AATAAGGACGGGACACTTCTGGGGTCCTGTCACCTA CATGGATAAAAATGGGACGATGACAATTGATTGGAATGAGTGGCGAGACTATCACCTGCTGCACCCAGTGGAGAACATTCCTGAAATCATCCTGTACTGGAAGCACTCCACG ATCTTTGATGTAGGAGAGAACTTGACTGTCCCTGATGAGTTCACAGTGGAAGAGAGGCAGACAGGGATGTGGTGGAGACATCTGGTTGCTGGTGGAGgtgcaggtgctgtgtccagaACCTGTACAGCTCCCTTGGACCGCTTGAAAGTGCTCATGCAG GTCCATGCCTCCCGCAGTAACAACATGTGCATCATCGGCGGGTTCACTCAGATGATCCGGGAGGGTGGTCCCAGGTCACTGTGGCGAGGGAACGGCATCAACGTGCTCAAGATCGCACCCGAATCGGCCATCAAGTTCATGGCCTATGAGCAG ATCAAGCGGTTCATTGGTACTGACCAGGAGATGCTGAGGATCCACGAGCGGCTCTTGGCTGGTTCTCTGGCTGGGGCCATTGCACAGAGCAGCATCTACCCCATGGAG GTTCTGAAAACACGGATGGCTCTAAGGAAGACAGGACAATATTCGGGCATGTTGGACTGTGCCAAAAACATCCTTACAAAGGAAGGAATGTCTGCCTTCTACAAAGGCTACATCCCCAACATGCTGGGAATCATTCCATATGCTGGTATTGACCTGGCAGTCTATGAG ACACTAAAGAATACCTGGTTGCAACGCTATGCCGTCAACAGTGCCGACCCCGGGGTCTTTGTCCTGCTGGCCTGTGGCACCATCTCCAGTACCTGTGGACAGCTTGCCAGTTACCCACTGGCTCTCGTGAGGACACGCATGCAGGCCCAAG CTTCAGTGGAGGGTGCTCCTGAGGTGACAATGAGGGGACTGTTCAAACACATCCTGAAGACAGAGGGAGCGTTTGGGCTTTACCGGGGTCTGGCGCCGAACTTTATGAAGGTGATCCCAGCTGTGAGCATCAGCTATGTGGTGTATGAGAACTTGAAGATGACTCTGGGCGTGGATTCACGGTGA